One Paraburkholderia sp. IMGN_8 DNA window includes the following coding sequences:
- the rpoB gene encoding DNA-directed RNA polymerase subunit beta encodes MQYSFTEKKRIRKSFAKRPIVHQVPFLLATQLESFSTFLQADTSSTQRKPEGLQAAFTSVFPIVSHNGFARLEFVSYMLSPPAFNIKECQQRGLTYCSALRAKVRLVLLDKESPSKPVVKEVKEQEVYMGEIPLMTPTGSFVINGTERVIVSQLHRSPGVFFEHDKGKTHSSGKLLFSARIIPYRGSWLDFEFDPKDVLYFRVDRRRKMPVTILLKAIGLTPEQILANFFVFDNFTLMPEGAQMEFVPERLRGEVARFDISDRDGNVIVQKDKRINAKHIRDLDNAKTKFISVPEDYLLGRVLAKNVVDGDTGEVIANANDEITETVLEKLRESKIKDIQTLYTNDLDQGPYISSTLRIDETADKMAARIAIYRMMRPGEPPTEEAVEALFNRLFYSEDAYDLSKVGRMKFNRRVGRDEIVGPMTLQDDDILATIKILVELRNGKGEVDDIDHLGNRRVRCVGELAENQFRAGLVRVERAVKERLGQAESENLMPHDLINSKPISSAIREFFGSSQLSQFMDQTNPLSEITHKRRVSALGPGGLTRERAGFEVRDVHPTHYGRVCPIETPEGPNIGLINSLALYAHLNEYGFLETPYRKVVDSKVTDQIDYLSAIEEGRYVIAQANAAVAADGSLTDELVSSREAGETLMVTPDRIQYMDVAPSQIVSVAASLIPFLEHDDANRALMGSNMQRQAVPCLRPEKAVVGTGIERTVAVDSGTTVQAFRGGVVDYVDAGRMVIRVNDDEAVAGDVGVDIYNLIKYTRSNQNTNINQRPIVKVGDIVSRGDVLADGASTDLGELALGQNMLVAFMPWNGYNFEDSILISEKVVADDRYTSIHIEELNVVARDTKLGPEEITRDISNLAEVQLGRLDESGIVYIGAEVEAGDVLVGKVTPKGETQLTPEEKLLRAIFGEKASDVKDTSLRVPSGMSGTVIDVQVFTREGIQRDKRAQQIIDDELKRYRLDLNDQLRIVEGDAFQRLARMLTGKVANGGPKKLAKGTKIEQAYLEDLDHYHWFDIRLADEEAAAQLEAIKDSIEQKRHQFDLAFEEKRKKLTQGDELPPGVLKMVKVYLAVKRRLQPGDKMAGRHGNKGVVSKIVPIEDMPYMADGRPADVVLNPLGVPSRMNVGQVLEVHLGWAAKGLGWRIGEMLQRQAKIAELREFLTKIYNESGRAEELDSFTDDEIVELAKNLREGVPFATPVFDGATEEEMSRALDLAFPDDIAKQLGMTPSKNQVRLYDGRTGEMFERTVTVGYMHYLKLHHLVDDKMHARSTGPYSLVTQQPLGGKAQFGGQRFGEMEVWALEAYGASYVLQEMLTVKSDDVTGRTKVYENLVKGDHVIDAGMPESFNVLVKEIRSLGIDIDLDRN; translated from the coding sequence TCTGGAGTTCGTCAGCTACATGCTGTCGCCGCCGGCATTCAACATCAAGGAATGTCAGCAGCGCGGTTTGACGTACTGCTCGGCACTGCGCGCGAAAGTGCGCCTGGTGCTGCTCGACAAGGAATCGCCGAGCAAGCCGGTCGTCAAGGAAGTGAAGGAGCAGGAAGTGTACATGGGCGAAATTCCGCTCATGACGCCGACGGGTTCGTTCGTCATCAACGGCACGGAGCGCGTGATCGTTTCGCAGCTGCACCGTTCGCCGGGCGTGTTCTTCGAACACGACAAGGGCAAGACGCACAGCTCGGGCAAGCTCCTGTTCTCGGCACGTATCATTCCTTACCGCGGTTCGTGGCTCGACTTCGAATTCGATCCGAAGGACGTGCTGTATTTCCGCGTCGACCGCCGCCGCAAGATGCCGGTCACGATCCTGCTGAAGGCAATCGGCCTGACGCCGGAGCAGATCCTCGCAAACTTCTTCGTGTTCGACAATTTCACGCTGATGCCGGAAGGCGCGCAGATGGAATTCGTTCCGGAGCGTCTGCGTGGCGAAGTCGCACGTTTCGACATTTCGGATCGTGACGGCAACGTGATCGTCCAGAAGGACAAGCGGATCAACGCTAAGCACATTCGCGATCTCGACAACGCGAAGACGAAATTCATTTCGGTGCCGGAAGACTATCTGCTCGGCCGCGTGCTGGCGAAGAACGTCGTCGACGGCGACACCGGTGAAGTCATCGCCAACGCGAACGACGAAATCACCGAAACCGTCCTCGAAAAACTCCGCGAATCGAAGATCAAAGATATCCAGACGCTCTACACGAACGATCTGGACCAGGGTCCGTATATCTCGTCGACGCTTCGTATCGACGAAACCGCGGACAAGATGGCCGCGCGCATCGCGATCTACCGCATGATGCGCCCGGGCGAACCGCCAACCGAAGAAGCGGTCGAGGCGCTGTTCAACCGTCTGTTCTACAGCGAAGACGCATACGACCTTTCCAAGGTGGGTCGTATGAAGTTCAATCGTCGCGTGGGCCGCGACGAAATCGTCGGACCGATGACGCTGCAAGACGACGACATCCTCGCAACGATCAAGATCCTGGTCGAACTGCGTAACGGCAAGGGCGAAGTGGACGATATCGACCACTTGGGCAATCGTCGTGTGCGTTGTGTCGGCGAACTGGCGGAAAACCAGTTCCGCGCGGGTCTCGTGCGTGTCGAGCGTGCTGTGAAGGAACGCCTCGGCCAGGCCGAAAGCGAAAACCTGATGCCGCACGACCTGATCAACTCGAAGCCGATTTCGTCGGCGATTCGCGAGTTCTTCGGCTCGTCGCAGCTTTCGCAGTTCATGGACCAGACGAACCCGCTGTCGGAAATCACCCACAAGCGCCGTGTTTCGGCACTAGGCCCGGGCGGTTTGACGCGTGAGCGCGCTGGCTTTGAAGTCCGCGACGTGCACCCGACCCACTACGGCCGTGTGTGTCCGATTGAAACGCCGGAAGGTCCGAACATCGGCCTGATCAACTCGCTCGCACTGTACGCGCACCTGAACGAATACGGCTTCCTCGAAACGCCGTATCGCAAGGTCGTGGACAGCAAGGTGACCGATCAGATCGACTATCTGTCGGCGATCGAGGAAGGCCGCTACGTGATTGCTCAGGCGAACGCGGCTGTGGCAGCTGACGGCTCGCTGACCGACGAACTGGTGTCGTCGCGTGAAGCTGGCGAAACGCTGATGGTCACGCCGGACCGCATCCAGTACATGGACGTGGCGCCGTCGCAGATCGTGTCGGTGGCAGCATCGCTGATTCCGTTCCTCGAGCACGATGACGCGAACCGCGCATTGATGGGTTCGAACATGCAGCGTCAGGCTGTGCCGTGTCTGCGTCCTGAAAAGGCCGTGGTCGGTACGGGTATCGAACGCACGGTGGCAGTCGACTCGGGTACGACGGTTCAGGCATTCCGCGGTGGTGTGGTCGATTACGTCGACGCAGGCCGTATGGTGATTCGCGTGAACGACGATGAAGCCGTTGCTGGCGACGTCGGCGTGGACATCTACAACCTGATCAAGTACACGCGTTCGAACCAGAACACGAACATCAACCAGCGCCCGATCGTGAAGGTCGGCGATATCGTGTCGCGTGGCGACGTGCTGGCTGACGGCGCATCGACCGACCTCGGCGAACTGGCTCTCGGCCAGAACATGCTGGTCGCGTTCATGCCGTGGAACGGCTACAACTTCGAAGACTCGATTTTGATCTCGGAGAAGGTGGTTGCTGACGACCGTTACACGTCGATCCACATCGAAGAACTGAACGTCGTTGCTCGCGATACGAAGCTCGGACCGGAAGAAATCACGCGCGACATCTCGAACCTGGCTGAAGTGCAACTCGGCCGTCTCGACGAATCGGGCATCGTCTACATCGGCGCTGAAGTCGAAGCAGGCGACGTGCTGGTCGGCAAGGTGACGCCGAAGGGCGAAACCCAGCTGACGCCGGAAGAAAAGCTCCTGCGCGCGATCTTCGGCGAGAAGGCTTCGGACGTGAAGGACACGTCGCTGCGCGTGCCGTCGGGCATGAGCGGCACGGTGATCGACGTTCAAGTGTTCACGCGTGAAGGTATTCAGCGCGACAAGCGTGCGCAACAGATCATCGACGATGAACTGAAGCGTTATCGCCTCGACCTGAACGACCAGTTGCGTATCGTGGAAGGCGATGCATTCCAGCGTCTCGCACGTATGCTGACCGGCAAGGTTGCGAACGGCGGTCCGAAGAAGCTCGCGAAGGGTACGAAGATCGAACAGGCTTACCTGGAAGATCTTGACCACTACCACTGGTTCGACATCCGCCTCGCGGACGAGGAAGCAGCGGCACAGCTCGAAGCGATCAAGGATTCGATCGAACAGAAGCGTCACCAGTTCGATCTCGCGTTCGAAGAAAAGCGCAAGAAGCTCACGCAAGGCGACGAACTGCCGCCGGGCGTGCTGAAGATGGTCAAGGTGTATCTGGCAGTCAAGCGCCGTCTGCAGCCTGGCGACAAGATGGCCGGCCGTCACGGTAACAAGGGTGTGGTGTCGAAGATCGTTCCGATCGAAGACATGCCGTACATGGCCGATGGCCGTCCTGCTGACGTCGTGCTCAATCCGCTCGGCGTGCCGTCGCGGATGAACGTGGGTCAGGTTCTCGAAGTGCATCTGGGCTGGGCCGCGAAGGGTCTCGGCTGGCGTATCGGCGAAATGCTGCAACGTCAGGCGAAGATCGCTGAACTGCGCGAATTCCTGACCAAGATCTACAACGAGTCGGGCCGCGCTGAAGAGCTGGACAGCTTCACGGACGACGAAATCGTCGAGCTGGCGAAGAACCTGCGCGAAGGCGTGCCGTTCGCTACGCCGGTGTTCGACGGTGCGACGGAAGAAGAAATGTCGCGCGCGCTGGATCTGGCATTCCCGGACGACATCGCGAAGCAGCTCGGCATGACGCCGTCGAAGAACCAGGTGCGTCTGTACGACGGCCGCACCGGTGAGATGTTCGAACGTACGGTGACGGTCGGCTACATGCATTACCTGAAACTGCACCACTTGGTCGACGACAAGATGCACGCGCGTTCCACGGGCCCGTACTCGCTCGTCACGCAGCAGCCGTTGGGCGGTAAGGCGCAGTTCGGTGGCCAGCGTTTCGGTGAAATGGAAGTGTGGGCGCTCGAAGCGTACGGCGCATCGTACGTGCTGCAAGAAATGCTGACGGTGAAGTCGGACGACGTGACCGGCCGGACCAAGGTGTATGAGAACCTGGTCAAGGGCGATCACGTGATCGACGCCGGCATGCCGGAATCCTTCAACGTGCTCGTGAAGGAAATCCGCTCGCTCGGTATCGACATCGACCTCGACCGCAACTAA